The following is a genomic window from Sporosarcina jeotgali.
TCAAGACGTCCGACTGGGAATGGTTCAAATCGCTGTTCGTTTTCTGAAAGCAAATCGATAACAGTCTGATCCCATTTGTCTTCAGTTGCAGAAATGACTCCAGGCGGTTTGTTCATCATAATATAGATGAATTCCTGATGAATGACAGGCTCCCCCAGCACGTCCACGGAATCCTTTTCAGGGTTAACGTGCGCGCCAGGATCTTTCTCAGTCACCCCATTCACACGGACTGTTCCTTTCCGTACGAGTTGTTTCACATCTTTTCGCGTTCCAAATCCATTATTGCCAAGCAATTTATCGAGTCTCATTCATGATCTCCCCAAGCCGAATTTCTTTGTAATTCGTGTAATTCGATCTCCAAGCAACTTTTGTGCGAGTCCGCTTTTGAATGATAAGAATCCGTAAACGACTGCACCGACGCCACTGCAAATCATCAGGTACAGCAACGCTTGCATTTTTCCGGCAGGTGCATGGATCGCATACAAACCGGAACGTGTCAGGATTACTGCAGCTAGCATGATTGCATTGAAGAACAGAATCAGAATCGTACGGCGAATGACCAGTTTAGACTGGTAATTCAATTCTCTCTTGATGACAAAAACATTCACTCCAACTGCAATTCCATATCCAATAATGGTTGCGGCGATGGCACCATTCACTTCAAACATTTTGATAAGCGGGATATTCAGCATCAGTTTGAACAGCAGTCCGAGCAGCGAAGTGAAGACAATCCACTTATGCTTGTCGATTCCTTGCAAAATTGCGGCAGTCACTGTGTACAATCCGAATAGAATTGCAGCAGGTGCGTAACTTCTTAGTACTCCCGCCCCGACAGCGCTTTGCTGATACAGCACTTGATACGTTTCACTGGATAATGACATAATCCCGACTACCATGGGAATCGTCATAAATAACATGATTTGATATGTCTGATCGAGCGACCGTGTGATTCCTTTTTGATCCCCTTTTGCATAATACGTAGTCATCACAGGAATCAGAGCCATCGAAAAGCCGGTCGCCACCATTACCGGGATCATCACGATTTTGTGCGTCAGGAAATTTAACATACTTAAATATTGATCCGTCACAGCCGTTAATCCAATGGATTTCATAGCCCCATTGAAGGTAATCAAGTCCACGAATTGATAAAGCGGATTAATGACACCTACTAGTACAAACGGCAAAATATACGTAATGATTTCTTTATATATGGACGAAACCGGGATATCGCCTGCAGGCGGGCTATCCGCCAGTAACCGGTTCATTTCCGGTCTGTACTTCTTCCAATAAAGCCCCAATACGAATAGACTTGCGAGAGCACCAATGAAAGCAGCAAATACCGCAAATTTCACGGCCGTTTTCGGTGATCCTCCAAAGACATTTACGACAAGGTATGCACCAATCAGAACGACAGCAATTCGAACAACCTGTTCAGCAAGCTGTGAAACCGATGTCGGCTCGAACTTCTGGTATCCTTGTAAAAAACCTCTGATGACACTCATGATTGGAACAGCGAGCAACGCATAGCTTACCCAGCGGATAACAGAGACAATGTCTTGTACCGTGAAATCCTGCTCCTTATCTTTGATAACCATGTGGGCAATCGGCTCTGCCATGAAGTAAAGCGCTAAAAAGGACAGCACTCCTGTCAACGCCATAATACCGATACTTGACTTCAATAATTTTCGCCCGGTGGCGTAGTCTCCCAATGCGTTGTACTTGGAAACAAATTTAGAGACTGCAAGCGGTGCACCGGAGATCGCTATGGAGAGTGCAATATTGTATGGAATATATGCGTATTGATAAAGACCCACATTTTTCTCTCCGACGATGCTGTAAAAAGGAATTACATACAACAGCCCGAGTGCTTTCGATAAAAATAGGCCGATTGTTAAAATCGCAGTGCCTTTAACAAGATTAGATGCCATTTATTTATTCCTTCCCATCTTTCAATTACACCTCGGCATCAGAACGTGCTGAATTTTAGAAATCCATTATGCTGGCCATAGGCTGTTACTGAGTTCAGTCAAACTACTTTACAGTTTACTCTGCAGGAACAGTTTTCACAATGTTTTATCCCCATTAGTGTTGTATACTGTAGAAAAACTGAAAGTGTGATTTAAATGATTGATGTAATTATTATTGGTGGCGGGCCCTCAGGATTAATGGCTTCGATTGCAGCTGCAGAATCCGGGAACCGCGTACTCTTGCTGGATAAAGGTAAAAAGCTTGGCAATAAGCTGGCCATTTCAGGCGGCGGACGCTGTAACGTGACAAACCGTCTATCAGTTGAAGAAATTGTAAAACATATCCCCGGCAACGGACGATTTTTATATGGACCGTTTTCGGTCTTTAATAACGAAGACATTATTGCATTTTTTGAAGGTCTGGGTGTGGCGTTGAAAGAAGAAGATTACGGGCGCATGTTCCCTGTTTCCAATAAAGCAAAAGACGTGGTCAATGCACTGCTCAGCGAAATGGACAGATTGGGTGTTGAAATCAGGACGGAAACAAAGGTGAAAAAGTTGCTCATGAACGAAGACGAAATTCTGGGTGTCCGGTTATTGGACGGGGAAGAAATCCAAGCTAAGTCTGTCGTCGTAGCAGTTGGCGGGAAAGCCGTGCCTCACACAGGCAGCACTGGCGACGGGTATCCATGGGCGGAACAAGCAGGACATACTGTAACGACATTATACCCAACGGAAGTTCCATTGCTGTCTAATGAAAAATTCATTGTAGCGAAAGAACTTCAAGGACTGGCTCTTCGTGACGCAGCAGTCTCTGTGCTGAACGCGAAAGGGAAAACTCTTGTTACCCACCAAATGGACATGTTGTTTACTCACTTTGGTCTAAGTGGACCTGCTATTTTACGATGCAGCCAATACGTTGTGAAAGAGCGTATGAAAAATGGAGATCAGCCAGTTGTCATAAAAATAGATGTGATGCCGGATGACAATGAAGAACAAGTATTCCAGCAGCTGACGGCAACATTGAAAGAAGACCCGAAAAAAGCATTGAAGAACGCATTAAAGGGGATCGCCCCTGAACGCTGGTTACTATTTTTGTTTGAACAGGCCGACATGGAAGCGAACGAACCCGCGAATACGTTCTCATCGGAAAAGATCCGCAAACTCGCCAATTTGCTGAAGACGTTCCAAATGAAAGTAAATGGCACTCAGCCCATCGAAAAAGCATTCGTCACAGGCGGCGGGGTGTCGGTGAAAGAAATTGAACCGAAAACAATGGCATCGCGTAAAAAAGACGGGTTGTTTTTCTGCGGAGAGATTTTGGACATTCATGGCTACACCGGCGGATATAATATTACTTCTGCACTTGTGACAGGAAGACTCGCTGGCATGAATGCGAGCTTACACGCTTCTGAAAAGATGACGAGATAACTGATTAGCCAAGACACTTCGATTCGCGAAGTGTTTTGGCTTTTTTGGTTGAAGAAATTATAAGGCTCGTTGCGGGTGGCTGGTGGGTTGTATGTGGGAACGAGCGGGTTGCAGCGCGGAACGGGCGGGTTGCTCGTGGGAACGAGCGGGTTCCAGCGCGGAACGAGCGGGTTGCAACGCCAAACGAGCGGGTTGCACGTGGGAACGAGCGGGTTTCAACGCGAAACGAGCGGGTTGCTCGTGGGAACGAGCGGGTTCCAGCGCGGAACGAGCGGGTTGCACGTGGGAACGAGCGGGTTCCAACGCCAAACGAGCGGGTTGCTCGCGAAAACGGGCGGGTTCCAGCGCCAAACGAGCGGGTTGCTCGCGATAACGAGCGGGTTCCAACGCGAAACGAGCGGGTTGCACGTGGGAACGAGCGGGTTCCAACGCCAAACGAGCGGGTTCCAATGCCAAACGAGCGGGTTGCTCGCGAAAACGAGCGGGTTCCAATGCCAAACGAGCAGGTACTTGCCTCCACAATTCCATTTCCACACAAAAAAAACACGGAAGAGAGACTCATCCCCCTTCCGTGCCACCTCTATTTATCCAACCGCTACAATATTAACCAAGCGTCCTGGAATTGCGATAACTTTCTTCAACTCTTTGCCATCGATCCATTTTTGAACTTCTTCATTGGAAAGTGCCGCTTTTTCCAACTCTTCTTTAGTAATGTCTTTATCGACTTCTAATTTCGCACGGACTTTACCGTTAATCTGAACAGCGATTTCCACTGTATCATCGACTAACTTTTCCGCGTCATATGCTGGCCAAGGGACATATGTGATTGACCCTTCATTGCCCAGCTTCTCCCAAAGCTCTTCAGCCAAGTGAGGAGTGATTGGTGACATAAGCAATACGAATCCTTTCGCATATTCAGTCGGCACGCGATCTGCTTTATAGCATTCGTTGATGAATACCATCAGTTGCGAAATCGCCGTGTTATTGTGCATGCTTTCGAAGTCTTCCGTAACCTTTTTAACCGTCTGGTTGTACACTTTATCCAGTGTTCCGTCTGATTCTCCGCCGATTTTGCTGCCTAGTGTACCGTCTTCATTGACGAACAAGCGCCAAATGCGATCGAGGAACTTCCGTGACCCATCTAATCCATTTGTAGACCATTCTTTAGAAGCTTCCAGCGGTCCCATGAACATTTCATAAATGCGCAAAGTATCCGCACCATGAGAGTGAACGATATCATCCGGATTAATAACGTTGCCAAGAGATTTCGACATTTTCACGTTGCCTTCACCGAGAATCATTCCTTGGTTGAACAACTTCTGGAATGGCTCTTTCGTTTTAACCACACCGATATCGTACAGCACTTTGTGCCAGAAACGTGCATACAGCAAGTGAAGAACTGCGTGTTCTGCTCCGCCAACATAGATATCTACCGGCAGCCAGCGTTCCGCTAATTCAGGATCAATCAGCATCTCATCATTTTCCGGATCGATATAGCGCAAGTAATACCAGCAGCTGCCTGCCCATTGCGGCATTGTATTCGTTTCGCGACGGCCTTTCATGCCCGTCTTCGGATCGACTACGTTGACCCACTCCGTAATATTCGCAAGTGGAGACTCACCAGTTCCGCTTGGACGGATATCGCCCGTCACAGGAAGTTCAAGCGGCAATTCTGATTCATCAACAGCAGTCATTGTGCCATCTTCCCAGTGGACGATTGGAATCGGTTCGCCCCAATAACGCTGACGGGAGAACAGCCAATCGCGCAAACGATACGTGATTTTCTTCTCGCCTTTTCCTTCTTCAACTAGCCATGCAATCGATTTTTGAATTGCTTCGTCTTTTCCAAGACCATCTAGGAATCCTGAGTTCACATGCGTGCCTTCTCCAGTGAACGCTTCCTTCTCGATATCTCCGCCAGCCACTACTTCTGTAATCGTCAAGCCGAATTCTTTTGCAAACTCGTAATCGCGCTCGTCGTGTGCTGGAACTGCCATGATTGCGCCTGTTCCGTATGAAACCAGAACATAATCCGCAATCCAGATTGGCATTTTCTCGCCACTCGCAGGGTTCACTGCATAAGCACCTGTGAATACACCTGTTTTCTCTTTCGCAAGATCTGTACGCTCAAGATCGCTCTTCAGCTTTACTTTATCCAAATACGCAGCAACCCCGTCTTTTTGCTCTGGAGTCGTGATTTTATCGACCAATTTGTGCTCAGGTGCAAGGACGGCATATGTCGCGCCGAAAATCGTATCCGGACGAGTTGTAAAGACATCAAATGACTGCTCACTGCCTTCAACCGCAAACGTCAATTGAGCACCTTCAGAACGGCCGATCCAGTTACGCTGCATATCTTTCAAGCTTTCCGGCCAGTCAAGATCGTCCAAATCCTCAAGCAAGCGATCCGCATATTCCGTAATACGAAGCACCCATTGGCGCATCGGACGGCGTTCTACAGGGTGTCCGCCACGTTCTGATTTACCATCGATCACTTCTTCGTTTGCTAGTACTGTACCCAGTGCTGGACACCAGTTCACAGCCACTTCGTCCATATATGCAAGTCCGCGCTTATACAATTGGATGAAAATCCACTGTGTCCACTTGTAGTACTTCGGATCTGTCGTATTCACTTCACGATCCCAGTCGTACGAGAATCCTAGTTCATCCATTTGACGTTTGAACGTCGCAATGTTTTTCGCTGTAAATTCAGCAGGGTCATTCCCTGTATCGAGCGCATATTGCTCAGCTGGAAGACCGAACGCATCCCATCCCATTGGGTGCAATACATTGTAGCCTTGCTTACGTTTAAACTGACTCAAAATATCCGTTGCAATATACCCAAGCGGGTGACCGACGTGAAGACCAGCGCCTGATGGATAGGGGAACATATCCAATGCGTAAAATTTAGGTTTTGACGGATCGTCCGTCATTTTATACGTTTGGTTTTCTTTCCAATAGTCACGCCATTTTTGTTCGATCTGAAGATGATTGTAGCTCATAGTAAACTTCCTCCTATTCAAAATAAAAAACTCCCGTCCCCACTAAACAAGGGACGAGAGTGAAGACAGGTTCCCGCGGTACCACCCAAATTGACGGCTCTCGCCGCCCAACTTGACTCCTTAACGCGGAAAAAACGGCACGATTCGCTCACTCACGTGCAGACTCAGGAAGTGAGTTCACCAAGATTCCTTACTGACTCGCAGCCATCGTCAGCTCTCTGAAAAGGATAATCCTGCCTACTAATTTCCGTCAACGTCAACTTCTATTGAAATTCATTTTACTGGAATGAAAGGGGAATGACAAGCTTTTCATGACTGGCTTACTGTTTCACGTCAATCGTTAAGTCCGCTCCTGTTGACTCCACGATGTCTTGAACAGTATAGCCTTCAAACACTTCTTTTAAAACGAGTCCGTCTGGCGTTACTTCAATTAAACCGCGTTCTGTAATTATCTTATTCACAACTTGTCTTCCGGTTAACGGCAAATCACACTGTTTCTTGATTTTCGGCTCACCTTTTTTAGATACGTGGTCCATGATCACAATGATTTTTTTCGCACCGTGAACGAGATCCATGGCTCCGCCCATCCCTTTAATCACTTTACCCGGGATCATCCAGTTCGCAAGGTCCCCTTTTTCAGATACCTCCATACCTCCAAGAATCGCTACGTCGATATGTCCTCCCCGAATCATGGCAAACGATTCTGCACTGTCAAAGTAAGCCGCACCAATGCTCGCAGTCACCGTCTCTTTGCCCGCGTTAATGAGGTCAGGATCCACTTCGTCCTCTGTTGGAAATGGCCCAATCCCAAGCAACCCGTTTTCCGACTGCAACACGACCGTCTTATCGGGGGATATGTAGTTAGCAACGAGAGTCGGCATGCCGATTCCGAGATTGACATAATCTCCGTTCGCTATTTCCTTTTCTGCCCGCCGTGCAATTAGTTCTCTGGAATTCGCTGTTGTCATTGTGTTTCGTCCCCTTCCTTATCGAGTCGTCAATCGTTCAATTCGTTTTTCCTGCTCAGCTTGTAAAAGTCCTTGAACGTAAATGCTCGGTGTGTGGATGAATCCAGGTTCAAGCTGACCAACTTCCACAATTTCTTCTGCTTCTGCAATCGTTACATTCCCTGCAGCAGCCATCATCGGGTTAAAATTCATAGCGGTTTTGTTATAAACCAAGTTCCCGAATGTATCCGCTTTCAGCGCGCGTACAAGTGAAAAGTCCGCAGTTAAAGATTCTTCCAGGACATATTCTTTACCGTTAAATATCCGAATCTCTTTGCCTTCAGCAATTTCAGTCCCTACGCCAGCAGGTGTGAAGAATGCGGGAATGCCTGCACCGCCTGCTCTGATTTTTTCAGCGAGTGTTCCTTGAGGAGTCAATTCTACTTCCAGTTCGCCAGACAGCGCTTGGCGTTCAAATTCTTTGTTTTCACCAACATATGAAGCGATCATTTTCTTAATCTGCTTCTCTTTCAATAGAAGACCCAGTCCCCATTCGTCGATGCCGCAGTTGTTAGAAATAATCGTTAAGTCTTTAACGCCTTTTTCTACTAGCGCTAAAATAAGCTGTTCCGGAATCCCAACAAGACCGAATCCGCCAACCATTAGTGTCATCCCGTCTTGAATGGGTTCGACAGCTTCTTGTGCCGATTTATAAATCGTTTTCATCTGACAGCCCTCCTATGCACATGCAAATATACTTCGATTACCTACCTTTATTTAATCAGACCATTTCGTATTTTGCAATTAAACCAAATAGAAAAACCGAAAAGCATCAACGGCTTTTCGGTTCATATCCACTGCGTTTCAGCGGGACGTCATATAGAAGTGTCGGTATGACTGCTAAACTCATCAGTCCTGTCAAAATCCAAAGCGCAATTTGCACACCATATAAGTCTGCAAGAATACCGCCGGCAATCGGCCCTATCATTTTACCGACAGTTGCCGCAGAATTGACAATCCCCTGATAGAATCCTTCCTTTCCTCTTGGGGCAAGCTGATCTGCAAGCGTCGGGAATGCCGGCCACGCAATCATTTCACCAAACGTTA
Proteins encoded in this region:
- a CDS encoding putative polysaccharide biosynthesis protein, translated to MASNLVKGTAILTIGLFLSKALGLLYVIPFYSIVGEKNVGLYQYAYIPYNIALSIAISGAPLAVSKFVSKYNALGDYATGRKLLKSSIGIMALTGVLSFLALYFMAEPIAHMVIKDKEQDFTVQDIVSVIRWVSYALLAVPIMSVIRGFLQGYQKFEPTSVSQLAEQVVRIAVVLIGAYLVVNVFGGSPKTAVKFAVFAAFIGALASLFVLGLYWKKYRPEMNRLLADSPPAGDIPVSSIYKEIITYILPFVLVGVINPLYQFVDLITFNGAMKSIGLTAVTDQYLSMLNFLTHKIVMIPVMVATGFSMALIPVMTTYYAKGDQKGITRSLDQTYQIMLFMTIPMVVGIMSLSSETYQVLYQQSAVGAGVLRSYAPAAILFGLYTVTAAILQGIDKHKWIVFTSLLGLLFKLMLNIPLIKMFEVNGAIAATIIGYGIAVGVNVFVIKRELNYQSKLVIRRTILILFFNAIMLAAVILTRSGLYAIHAPAGKMQALLYLMICSGVGAVVYGFLSFKSGLAQKLLGDRITRITKKFGLGRS
- a CDS encoding NAD(P)/FAD-dependent oxidoreductase; the protein is MIDVIIIGGGPSGLMASIAAAESGNRVLLLDKGKKLGNKLAISGGGRCNVTNRLSVEEIVKHIPGNGRFLYGPFSVFNNEDIIAFFEGLGVALKEEDYGRMFPVSNKAKDVVNALLSEMDRLGVEIRTETKVKKLLMNEDEILGVRLLDGEEIQAKSVVVAVGGKAVPHTGSTGDGYPWAEQAGHTVTTLYPTEVPLLSNEKFIVAKELQGLALRDAAVSVLNAKGKTLVTHQMDMLFTHFGLSGPAILRCSQYVVKERMKNGDQPVVIKIDVMPDDNEEQVFQQLTATLKEDPKKALKNALKGIAPERWLLFLFEQADMEANEPANTFSSEKIRKLANLLKTFQMKVNGTQPIEKAFVTGGGVSVKEIEPKTMASRKKDGLFFCGEILDIHGYTGGYNITSALVTGRLAGMNASLHASEKMTR
- the leuS gene encoding leucine--tRNA ligase, whose product is MSYNHLQIEQKWRDYWKENQTYKMTDDPSKPKFYALDMFPYPSGAGLHVGHPLGYIATDILSQFKRKQGYNVLHPMGWDAFGLPAEQYALDTGNDPAEFTAKNIATFKRQMDELGFSYDWDREVNTTDPKYYKWTQWIFIQLYKRGLAYMDEVAVNWCPALGTVLANEEVIDGKSERGGHPVERRPMRQWVLRITEYADRLLEDLDDLDWPESLKDMQRNWIGRSEGAQLTFAVEGSEQSFDVFTTRPDTIFGATYAVLAPEHKLVDKITTPEQKDGVAAYLDKVKLKSDLERTDLAKEKTGVFTGAYAVNPASGEKMPIWIADYVLVSYGTGAIMAVPAHDERDYEFAKEFGLTITEVVAGGDIEKEAFTGEGTHVNSGFLDGLGKDEAIQKSIAWLVEEGKGEKKITYRLRDWLFSRQRYWGEPIPIVHWEDGTMTAVDESELPLELPVTGDIRPSGTGESPLANITEWVNVVDPKTGMKGRRETNTMPQWAGSCWYYLRYIDPENDEMLIDPELAERWLPVDIYVGGAEHAVLHLLYARFWHKVLYDIGVVKTKEPFQKLFNQGMILGEGNVKMSKSLGNVINPDDIVHSHGADTLRIYEMFMGPLEASKEWSTNGLDGSRKFLDRIWRLFVNEDGTLGSKIGGESDGTLDKVYNQTVKKVTEDFESMHNNTAISQLMVFINECYKADRVPTEYAKGFVLLMSPITPHLAEELWEKLGNEGSITYVPWPAYDAEKLVDDTVEIAVQINGKVRAKLEVDKDITKEELEKAALSNEEVQKWIDGKELKKVIAIPGRLVNIVAVG
- a CDS encoding 3-oxoacid CoA-transferase subunit B encodes the protein MTTANSRELIARRAEKEIANGDYVNLGIGMPTLVANYISPDKTVVLQSENGLLGIGPFPTEDEVDPDLINAGKETVTASIGAAYFDSAESFAMIRGGHIDVAILGGMEVSEKGDLANWMIPGKVIKGMGGAMDLVHGAKKIIVIMDHVSKKGEPKIKKQCDLPLTGRQVVNKIITERGLIEVTPDGLVLKEVFEGYTVQDIVESTGADLTIDVKQ
- a CDS encoding CoA transferase subunit A translates to MKTIYKSAQEAVEPIQDGMTLMVGGFGLVGIPEQLILALVEKGVKDLTIISNNCGIDEWGLGLLLKEKQIKKMIASYVGENKEFERQALSGELEVELTPQGTLAEKIRAGGAGIPAFFTPAGVGTEIAEGKEIRIFNGKEYVLEESLTADFSLVRALKADTFGNLVYNKTAMNFNPMMAAAGNVTIAEAEEIVEVGQLEPGFIHTPSIYVQGLLQAEQEKRIERLTTR